Proteins encoded in a region of the Cumulibacter manganitolerans genome:
- the fdxA gene encoding ferredoxin has translation MTYVIALPCVDVLDKACVEECPVDCIYEGERMLYIHPDECVDCGACEPVCPVEAIYYEDDVPEEWKQYYDVNVEFFNELGSPGGASKIGKQNFDHPIVAALPPQAE, from the coding sequence GTGACCTACGTGATCGCGCTTCCGTGTGTCGACGTCCTGGACAAGGCGTGCGTCGAAGAGTGCCCCGTCGACTGCATCTACGAGGGGGAGCGGATGCTCTATATCCACCCCGACGAGTGCGTGGACTGCGGTGCGTGCGAGCCGGTCTGCCCGGTCGAGGCGATCTACTACGAGGACGACGTCCCCGAGGAGTGGAAGCAGTACTACGACGTGAACGTCGAGTTCTTCAATGAGCTTGGCTCTCCCGGCGGTGCCTCCAAGATCGGCAAGCAGAACTTCGATCACCCGATCGTGGCGGCGCTGCCCCCGCAGGCCGAGTAG
- the mshB gene encoding N-acetyl-1-D-myo-inositol-2-amino-2-deoxy-alpha-D-glucopyranoside deacetylase: MPDERRLLAVHAHPDDETTSNGWTFPRYADEGVRITLVTSNLGEEGEILVPELAGLGAQEADQLGGYRLWELRAACAALGVRTHHFLGGPGRYRDSGMMGEPSNEHPRSFWRADVDEAARHLVEVIRADRPQVLLTYNEIGGYGHPDHIQAHRVAMRGAELAADPAYAAELGEPWDIAKIYWSAMPRSGFAKAIARLRDSGEDAFADLDIENATFLVDDALVTTAIQGTGYADQRTLALRAHATQVSPEHPFFRVFDQIGAEAQRDHYQLVKGALGARDPATGLESDLFAGL; encoded by the coding sequence GTGCCCGATGAGAGGCGGCTGCTCGCCGTCCACGCCCACCCGGACGACGAGACGACGAGCAACGGCTGGACCTTCCCGAGGTACGCCGACGAGGGCGTGCGCATCACGCTGGTGACGAGCAACCTCGGCGAGGAGGGCGAGATCCTGGTGCCCGAGCTCGCCGGGCTCGGGGCGCAGGAGGCCGACCAGCTCGGCGGCTACCGCCTGTGGGAGCTGCGCGCCGCATGCGCCGCGCTCGGCGTGCGCACCCACCACTTCCTCGGCGGACCAGGGCGCTACCGCGACAGCGGGATGATGGGGGAGCCCAGCAACGAGCATCCCCGCAGCTTCTGGCGGGCGGACGTCGACGAGGCCGCGCGCCACCTCGTGGAGGTGATCCGCGCCGACCGGCCCCAGGTGCTGCTGACCTACAACGAGATCGGCGGCTACGGGCACCCGGATCACATCCAGGCGCACCGCGTCGCGATGCGCGGCGCCGAGCTGGCCGCCGACCCGGCGTACGCCGCCGAGCTCGGTGAGCCGTGGGACATCGCGAAGATCTACTGGAGCGCGATGCCGCGCTCCGGCTTCGCGAAGGCGATCGCCCGGCTGCGGGACTCGGGGGAGGATGCCTTCGCCGACCTCGACATCGAGAACGCGACGTTCCTCGTCGACGACGCCCTCGTCACCACCGCGATCCAGGGGACCGGGTACGCCGACCAGCGCACGCTGGCCCTGCGGGCACACGCCACCCAGGTGAGTCCCGAGCACCCGTTCTTCCGGGTCTTCGACCAGATCGGTGCCGAGGCGCAGCGCGACCACTACCAGCTGGTCAAGGGCGCGCTCGGCGCGCGCGATCCCGCCACCGGCCTGGAGAGCGATCTGTTCGCCGGGCTGTAG
- a CDS encoding helix-turn-helix transcriptional regulator translates to MGTRADRRVLEGRATLDRLLDEQPPVDLRVRQVTDLAELGRELSGLSLRTRREVLSLHAGAMPTEPMLQHAARADQELLDRGVHVRVLYPSSFAQVGFIRDFVDQQTAAGAMYRFADAIPYRMIISDGLRAVVPHVATSERSGAILTSEAVLVRALRHLAISMLRRGSDLEQLRQAGGRTAPTEMELKVIRALSLGLTDEAAAKRLAVSERTFRRHVASVMERLDAVSRFQAGVRAVERGWM, encoded by the coding sequence ATGGGAACGCGCGCCGACCGTCGAGTCCTGGAAGGCCGCGCCACCCTCGACCGCCTGCTCGACGAGCAGCCGCCCGTCGACCTTCGGGTCCGCCAGGTCACCGACCTCGCCGAGCTCGGACGTGAGCTGTCGGGGCTGAGCCTGCGCACTCGACGCGAGGTGCTCAGCCTGCACGCCGGCGCCATGCCGACCGAGCCCATGCTGCAGCACGCGGCGCGGGCCGACCAGGAGCTGCTCGATCGCGGCGTGCACGTGCGAGTGCTGTACCCCAGCAGCTTCGCCCAGGTCGGCTTCATCCGCGACTTCGTCGACCAGCAGACGGCGGCCGGCGCCATGTACCGGTTCGCCGACGCGATCCCGTACCGCATGATCATCTCCGACGGCCTGCGCGCCGTCGTCCCGCACGTTGCGACCTCCGAGCGCAGCGGGGCGATCCTGACGAGCGAGGCGGTGCTGGTGCGCGCGCTGCGTCACCTGGCCATCAGCATGCTGCGCCGAGGCTCCGACCTCGAGCAGCTGCGCCAGGCCGGCGGCCGCACCGCTCCCACCGAGATGGAGCTCAAGGTCATCCGGGCGCTGAGCCTGGGGCTGACCGACGAGGCCGCCGCCAAGCGGCTCGCGGTCAGCGAACGCACGTTCCGACGCCACGTGGCCTCGGTCATGGAGCGCCTGGACGCAGTGAGCCGCTTCCAAGCGGGAGTTCGCGCCGTCGAGCGCGGATGGATGTAA